One genomic window of Saccharomyces cerevisiae S288C chromosome XII, complete sequence includes the following:
- the TUB4 gene encoding gamma-tubulin (Gamma-tubulin; involved in nucleating microtubules from both the cytoplasmic and nuclear faces of the spindle pole body; protein abundance increases in response to DNA replication stress; null mutation is complemented by human TUBG1): protein MGGEIITLQAGQCGNHVGKFLWSQLAKEHAIGTDGLSQLPDSSTERDDDTKPFFRENSRNKFTPRAIMMDSEPSVIADVENTFRGFFDPRNTWVASDGASAGNSWANGYDIGTRNQDDILNKIDKEIDSTDNFEGFQLLHSVAGGTGSGLGSNLLEALCDRYPKKILTTYSVFPARSSEVVVQSYNTILALRRLIEDSDATVVFDNASLLNISGKVFRNPNIDLQHTNQLISTIISSVTNSIRFPSYMYSSMSSIYSTLIPSPELHFLSPSFTPFTSDYIHDDIAHKGHSSYDVMLDLLDPSNSLVSTAMNNPTYFNVYNTIIGNVEPRQISRAMTKLQQRIKFPSWSSSAMHVNIGRRSPYLPLQPNENEVSGMMLSNMSTVVNVFENACNTFDKVFAKGAFLNNYNVGDLFQSMQNVQDEFAESREVVQSLMEDYVAAEQDSYLDDVLVDDENMVGELEEDLDADGDHKLV, encoded by the coding sequence ATGGGTGGAGAAATTATTACTTTGCAAGCAGGTCAATGCGGGAACCACGTTGGTAAGTTTCTCTGGTCTCAATTGGCGAAAGAACACGCTATAGGCACCGATGGGCTATCTCAGCTTCCTGATTCCAGTACGGAAAGAGATGATGACACAAAGCCTTTCTTCCGCGAAAACAGTAGGAATAAGTTTACGCCAAGGGCTATTATGATGGATTCCGAGCCTAGTGTCATCGCCGACGTGGAGAACACATTTCGTGGGTTTTTCGACCCAAGAAATACCTGGGTAGCTTCTGATGGCGCTAGCGCTGGTAATTCTTGGGCCAATGGGTATGATATAGGAACTCGTAACCAGGATGATATTCTTAACAAGATCGACAAGGAGATTGATTCTACCGACAATTTCGAAGGTTTCCAGTTGCTGCACTCAGTAGCCGGAGGGACCGGTTCAGGGCTCGGATCCAACCTCTTAGAAGCGCTGTGTGATCGATATCCTAAAAAAATACTCACGACATATTCTGTGTTCCCTGCAAGATCTTCTGAGGTTGTTGTTCAATCTTATAACACTATTCTGGCTTTGAGAAGACTGATAGAAGATAGCGATGCAACGGTGGTGTTTGATAACGCTTCGTTGCTGAATATTTCCGGTAAAGTGTTTAGAAATCCGAACATCGATTTACAACACACGAATCAATTGATATCGACCATAATATCTTCAGTAACGAACAGTATACGGTTTCCGAGTTACATGTATTCATCCATGTCCAGTATTTACTCTACCTTGATTCCTTCTCCTGAACTTCATTTCCTAAGCCCTAGTTTCACTCCATTTACATCAGATTATATTCACGATGATATAGCGCATAAAGGCCATTCCAGTTATGACGTCATGTTAGATTTATTAGACCCTTCCAATTCTCTTGTCTCTACCGCGATGAACAATCCAACATATTTTAACGTTTATAATACAATCATTGGTAATGTAGAACCTCGTCAGATATCGCGTGCTATGACCAAATTACAACAACGCATCAAATTCCCCTCATGGTCCTCTTCTGCGATGCACGTTAACATTGGAAGAAGATCGCCATACTTGCCTTTACAACCAAATGAAAACGAAGTTAGCGGCATGATGTTAAGCAATATGTCTACCGTGGTGAACGTCTTTGAGAATGCGTGCAATACTTTTGACAAAGTATTTGCCAAGGGCgcatttttaaataattaTAATGTAGGCGACTTGTTCCAATCAATGCAGAACGTTCAAGATGAATTCGCCGAGTCAAGAGAAGTAGTACAAAGCCTGATGGAGGATTATGTAGCTGCAGAACAAGATTCGTACTTGGACGATGTACTtgttgatgatgaaaatatggTTGGCGAGTTGGAAGAGGACCTGGATGCCGACGGTGATCATAAATTAGTATAA
- the CRR1 gene encoding putative glycosylase (Putative glycoside hydrolase of the spore wall envelope; required for normal spore wall assembly, possibly for cross-linking between the glucan and chitosan layers; expressed during sporulation) — protein sequence MRISILQLVPVVGYIGFALGELYKPKNSISCSPNNPCPAEWPCCSPYNECGAGPICVGGCNVRSSFDEESCAPIPALVASQKLEFVSTPKVPKFIVNYQPKPPIREGNGPNKANTKVGVVEGELNSKRIIHYAKFLVTPDSKEAEKMLEDFDFTHSGYTSIEASSGNIVLAMPKKTTGSLITSTRSFLYGKASVRMKTARSRGVVTAFDLTSAIGDEIDFEWLGGDLMTAQSNYYSQGHLDYTRMQRFPVGADTWATYHTYEIDWDPDRIIWYVDGKIARTVLKKDTWDPISKEYRYPQTPMRLEIAVWPGGSETNGPGTINWAGGLIDWENSPDIIEKGQFTAHVEQITVTPYQNKFTEQVQFCIKAKKKAPTFSQKDLSRVVVSYNRQDRLNHHDEGSLKWDCFVTPKINDWLSSWKRSK from the coding sequence atgagAATATCAATATTACAGCTGGTGCCGGTTGTTGGCTACATCGGATTTGCACTGGGAGAATTATACAAACCCAAAAACTCCATTTCTTGTTCTCCAAATAACCCTTGTCCCGCAGAATGGCCGTGCTGCTCGCCGTATAATGAATGTGGCGCTGGACCGATATGTGTCGGTGGCTGCAACGTGAGGTCATCTTTCGACGAGGAAAGCTGTGCTCCTATACCTGCATTAGTCGCCAGTCAAAAACTTGAATTTGTTAGCACACCAAAGGTTCCTAAATTTATTGTGAACTATCAACCTAAGCCACCAATAAGAGAGGGAAATGGACCGAATAAGGCAAATACCAAGGTGGGTGTAGTAGAAGGGGAGCTAAATTCCAAGAGAATCATACACTACGCCAAATTCTTGGTCACTCCAGACAGTAAAGAGGCAGAGAAAATGTTGGAAGATTTCGATTTCACACATAGCGGCTACACATCAATTGAAGCGAGTAGCGGGAATATTGTTCTGGCTAtgccaaaaaaaactacCGGAAGTTTGATCACATCGACCAGGTCGTTTCTATACGGCAAGGCAAGCGTGCGAATGAAAACGGCGAGGTCGAGGGGTGTGGTGACTGCATTTGACTTAACATCCGCAATTGGGGACGAGATTGATTTTGAGTGGCTGGGTGGTGATTTAATGACGGCCCAATCAAACTACTATTCTCAAGGGCATTTGGATTACACAAGAATGCAAAGATTTCCCGTAGGCGCTGACACTTGGGCCACTTACCACACTTATGAGATTGATTGGGACCCGGATAGGATAATATGGTATGTTGATGGTAAAATAGCTCGCACAGTCCTGAAGAAGGATACCTGGGACCCCATTAGTAAAGAATATAGGTACCCACAAACGCCGATGAGACTAGAAATCGCTGTTTGGCCAGGCGGCTCGGAAACCAACGGACCCGGTACAATAAACTGGGCAGGTGGCCTCATAGATTGGGAAAATTCACCCGATATTATCGAAAAGGGCCAATTTACGGCGCATGTTGAACAAATCACCGTAACGCCGTACCAAAATAAATTCACAGAACAAGTGCAGTTTTGTATAAaggcaaagaaaaaggcaCCAACCTTTTCCCAAAAAGATTTGTCAAGAGTAGTCGTTTCGTATAACAGGCAAGACAGACTGAATCATCATGATGAGGGGTCTCTCAAATGGGACTGCTTTGTTACTCCAAAGATAAATGACTGGTTGAGTTCTTGGAAACGGTCAAAATAG